From Oryza brachyantha chromosome 9, ObraRS2, whole genome shotgun sequence, a single genomic window includes:
- the LOC121055321 gene encoding uncharacterized protein LOC121055321, whose protein sequence is MSDDQLEQLEEEDLAALINKLSRAMNNIRFKKRGGPIRCFACGGLDHIRSHCPKLGRVKKDDNGDKFKDDKPRSSFKGRRSKESLKKMLDQVCAAFEPLSDVDGDSEEDENKGRHISGVCLMSRDESDSEGEDNELKQHRDILDCSTCTSNKMKLKYALARVEYMEEIVKTNEVLSCPKCYNSKSVKVDCKNCANLEKEGEF, encoded by the exons ATGTCCGATGATCAACTCGAGCaactcgaggaggaggacttgGCTGCGCTTATTAACAAGTTGTCTCGAGCTATGAATAATATCAGGTTCAAGAAAAGAGGAGGTCCAATTCGTTGCTTTGCATGTGGAGGGCTAGATCACATCCGATCTCATTGTCCCAAGCTAGGGAGAGTGAAGAAGGACGACAATGGAGACAAGTTCAAGGATGATAAGCCGAGGAGTTCATTCAAAGGAAGGAGGTCAAAGGAATCTCTCAAGAAGATGTTGGATCAAGTCTGCGCCGCCTTTGAGCCACTAAGCGATGTAGATGGAGATAgtgaagaagatgaaaataaaggaaGGCACATCTCCGGTGTTTGCCTCATGTCGCGTGATGAATCAGATTCAGAGGGTGAGGACAATGAG ttaaaacaacaCCGTGATATTTTAGATTGCTCGACATGCACATCAAACAAGATGAAGCTAAAATATGCTTTAGCTCGTGTTGAGTACATGGAAGAAATTGTAAAAACTAATGAAGTGCTTTCTTGCCCCAAATGTTATAATAGTAAAAGTGTCAAGGTTGATTGCAAAAACTGTGCTAATCTTGAAAAAGAg GGAGAATTTTGA
- the LOC102713570 gene encoding indole-3-glycerol phosphate synthase, chloroplastic-like, which produces MESLLAATSLPAFAFSPSSLSSSPHVVRALAGAATAPRAVCCAAAKDSILYALEHDEMFNSAEVIQWESGKSINSIAAAQGIRIRRRCRPRYPSEGSGADKAVPRNILEQIIWDKEVEVSQRKAKKPLQKVIESSQHAPPARDFVGALAAARRRNGAPALIAEVKKASPSKGVLRADFNPVEIAQSYEKNGAACLSILTDEKHFQGSFENLENVRNSGVKCPLLCKEFVIDIWQIYYARSKGADAILLIAGVLPDLDIKYMLRICKNLGMTALIEVHDERELDRVLKIDGVQLIGINNRSLETFKVDISNTKMLLEKCGDIIREKGILVVGESGLFTPEDVAYAQNAGVSAILVGESLVKQENPGQAIAGLYGKELLH; this is translated from the exons ATGGagtccctcctcgccgccacctccctcccggcGTTCGCGTTCTCGCCGTCGTccctctcgtcgtcgccccacGTCGTACGGGCTctcgccggtgccgccacggCTCCCCGCGCAGtctgctgcgccgccgccaag GACTCGATCCTGTACGCGCTGGAGCACGACGAGATGTTCAACTCGGCGGAGGTGATCCAGTGGGAGAGCGGCAAGTCCATCaactccatcgccgccgcgcagggcatccgcatccgccgccgctgccgcccgcgCTACCCCTCCGAGGGCTCCGGCGCCGACAAGGCCGTGCCCCGCAACATCCTCGAGCAGATCATCTGGGACAAAGAGGTCGAGGTGTCCCAG AGGAAGGCCAAGAAGCCACTGCAGAAGGTGATCGAGTCGAGCCAgcacgcgccgccggccaggGACTTCGTCGGGGCGCTGGCAGCAGcacgccgccgcaacggcgcGCCGGCGCTCATCGCCGAGGTGAAGAAGGCGTCGCCGAGCAAGGGCGTGCTCCGGGCGGACTTCAATCCG GTTGAGATCGCGCAATCCTACGAGAAAAACGGCGCCGCTTGCCTCAGCATCCTCACAGATGAAAAGCACTTTCAG GGAAGCTTTGAGAATCTCGAGAACGTGCGGAACTCCGGAGTAAAG TGTCCTCTCCTCTGCAAGGAGTTCGTCATAGATATCTGGCAAATATATTATGCTCGGTCAAAGGGCGCCGATGCAATTCTGCTGATTGCTGGTGTTCTGCCTGATCTTGACATCAAGTACATGCTTCGCATCTGTAAGAACCTCGGAATGACGGCTCTGATCGAG GTCCATGATGAAAGGGAGCTGGACCGCGTGCTCAAAATAGATGGCGTTCAGCTTATCGGCATCAATAACAGAAGTCTAG AGACGTTTAAGGTTGATATTTCAAACACAAAGATGCTGTTGGAGAAATGTGGTGACATCATAAGGGAAAAAGGTATTTTG GTTGTTGGTGAATCTGGTCTTTTCACGCCTGAAGATGTTGCATATGCGCAGAATGCTGGTGTTTCTGCT ATTTTGGTCGGAGAATCATTGGTGAAACAGGAGAACCCCGGGCAAGCCATTGCAGGGCTATATGGAAAGGAACTTTTGCACTGA